In one window of Blastopirellula marina DNA:
- a CDS encoding zinc-binding dehydrogenase, which yields MKSAAVVNFAPEKGSVELRELECPEIGSEDVLLEVANVGVCGSDLHQWTADHSWPVNYPVVLGHEFGGNIVEVGSAVEGWQKGDRVVSETAAIIDQRNPMSRRGLYNLDPTRKGFGYGVNGAMTRYVRVPSRILHSVPDSLPFEYACLTEPCCVAYNAVVRNARIEPGDRVVVLGPGTIGILCAAMARLCGAEVALVGLASDRLRLEIAKEHYGCEGIVGSPDDWARARDGLGCDGVIDAAGASATLKIAIDVVRPAGWISKVGWGPQPLGFNLDPLVQKNITLQGSFSHNWPIWERVLALLTSGQLNVKPIIGGVWPLDQWHEAFEKMHHGEVVKSVLKPV from the coding sequence ATGAAATCCGCAGCCGTCGTCAATTTCGCTCCTGAAAAGGGATCGGTCGAACTTCGTGAACTGGAATGCCCCGAAATTGGCAGCGAAGATGTGTTACTTGAAGTTGCCAATGTCGGGGTGTGCGGCAGCGACCTTCATCAATGGACAGCCGATCACTCTTGGCCGGTCAACTATCCCGTAGTCCTGGGACATGAGTTTGGCGGTAACATCGTCGAAGTCGGATCGGCCGTCGAGGGGTGGCAGAAGGGAGACCGAGTAGTCAGCGAGACGGCCGCCATCATCGATCAACGCAACCCCATGTCGCGTCGCGGACTTTACAATCTGGACCCGACACGCAAAGGGTTTGGTTACGGCGTGAATGGCGCGATGACTCGCTACGTCCGAGTTCCGTCGCGGATTTTACATTCCGTTCCTGATTCGCTTCCGTTTGAGTATGCCTGCCTAACAGAACCGTGCTGCGTAGCGTACAACGCCGTCGTACGAAATGCTCGTATCGAACCAGGCGATCGTGTTGTTGTTCTGGGGCCGGGAACGATTGGAATATTGTGCGCCGCGATGGCTCGATTGTGCGGCGCAGAGGTCGCATTGGTCGGATTGGCAAGTGATCGTCTTCGACTGGAAATCGCGAAGGAGCATTACGGATGCGAGGGAATCGTCGGCAGCCCCGACGATTGGGCCCGTGCTCGAGATGGACTAGGTTGCGATGGAGTGATCGATGCTGCCGGAGCCAGCGCGACCCTCAAAATCGCCATCGACGTCGTTCGCCCAGCAGGCTGGATCAGCAAAGTTGGCTGGGGTCCACAACCGCTGGGATTCAACCTCGATCCATTGGTTCAAAAGAATATCACGCTACAAGGAAGCTTCAGCCACAACTGGCCCATTTGGGAACGTGTGTTGGCGTTACTCACCAGCGGGCAACTCAATGTGAAGCCAATCATTGGGGGCGTTTGGCCTCTCGACCAGTGGCATGAGGCATTCGAGAAGATGCATCACGGCGAGGTCGTGAAGTCGGTTCTGAAACCGGTTTAG
- a CDS encoding orotidine 5'-phosphate decarboxylase / HUMPS family protein, with protein sequence MRPIVQISLDLTNIDEALETAHLAMRAGVDWLEAGTPLILAEGLHGVRKLRETFPDTPIVADLKTMDGGYLEAEMMAKAGATHVVVMARAHEETIRCVVKAGADFGCQVMGDNMVSEDMVVGARRLEDLGCGYVIHHIGYDERRGIAARGERMPSPLDQLREVVEAVSVPVQAVGGLSLEQAIVCPKYGAPLVVLGAPLTIDADAFKTADGDLEVSLRMICEAVHAQDVA encoded by the coding sequence ATGCGCCCCATCGTTCAGATATCTCTCGATTTGACCAACATTGACGAAGCTTTGGAAACGGCCCATCTCGCCATGCGGGCCGGTGTCGACTGGCTGGAGGCGGGCACCCCGCTTATTCTCGCCGAAGGACTTCATGGCGTCCGCAAACTGCGTGAGACGTTTCCGGACACTCCGATCGTTGCCGACCTGAAAACGATGGATGGTGGCTATCTGGAAGCCGAGATGATGGCCAAGGCTGGCGCCACCCATGTCGTCGTGATGGCACGTGCTCACGAAGAAACAATCCGATGCGTTGTCAAAGCCGGCGCCGACTTCGGCTGTCAGGTAATGGGAGACAACATGGTCTCTGAAGACATGGTTGTCGGAGCAAGACGCTTGGAAGATCTTGGCTGTGGATACGTCATTCATCACATCGGGTACGACGAACGACGCGGGATCGCTGCCCGAGGCGAGCGTATGCCGAGCCCGCTAGATCAATTACGTGAAGTGGTTGAAGCGGTCAGTGTTCCGGTGCAAGCCGTTGGCGGCCTCTCTCTAGAACAAGCAATTGTTTGCCCGAAGTACGGAGCACCGCTAGTTGTTCTGGGAGCTCCTTTGACGATCGATGCTGATGCCTTCAAGACGGCCGATGGCGATCTTGAAGTATCCCTCCGCATGATTTGCGAAGCCGTCCATGCCCAGGATGTTGCTTAG
- a CDS encoding SGNH/GDSL hydrolase family protein yields the protein MRVVLSCLLLFCLLNVVAAQQPILKKGDRLAIIGDSITEQKQYSKFMETYLLACHPELDIKCFQFGWGGERAPGFANRMENDLIPWHPDVITTCYGMNDGSYRAYDDNIGKAYEDGMRDIINRMKKEGVTVVVGSPGVVDSFTWARDRADFDQVYNANLKKLGEIAKSLADENKFPHADVFGDMHQSMVAAKEKLGEQYHVAGGDGVHPAANGHLIMAYAFLKALGVSGDIGTITINIGGDSEASEGHKIVGASSDGSVEIESTRYPFCFTGNEKDPNGTVSILPFTPFNEDLNRFTLKVNNLSAAEADVTFGDQTKTFTKEQLTSGINLAAEFLDNPFSKPFDNVMNKVDRKQAFETTMIKGLVTNFRQFQGSLGDDPEIQSAMNNLRDKMFAVDDKAYTVAKDAVVPVRYQISVKPKN from the coding sequence ATGCGCGTTGTTCTTAGTTGTTTACTGTTGTTTTGTCTGTTAAATGTCGTCGCTGCTCAGCAGCCGATTTTGAAAAAAGGAGATCGGCTGGCCATTATCGGCGACTCGATCACCGAACAGAAGCAGTACAGCAAGTTCATGGAAACCTATCTGTTGGCCTGTCATCCAGAACTGGACATCAAATGCTTCCAGTTCGGTTGGGGCGGCGAGCGAGCACCAGGGTTTGCCAACCGCATGGAAAACGACTTGATTCCGTGGCACCCCGATGTCATCACCACCTGCTACGGTATGAACGACGGTTCGTACCGTGCCTACGACGACAACATCGGCAAGGCGTACGAAGACGGAATGCGGGACATTATCAATCGCATGAAGAAGGAAGGGGTCACGGTTGTTGTCGGCTCGCCCGGCGTAGTCGATAGCTTCACCTGGGCACGTGATCGAGCCGACTTCGATCAGGTTTACAATGCAAACCTGAAGAAATTGGGTGAGATCGCCAAATCACTTGCCGATGAAAACAAGTTCCCACATGCCGATGTCTTCGGTGACATGCACCAATCGATGGTCGCCGCCAAGGAAAAATTAGGCGAGCAGTATCATGTTGCTGGTGGCGACGGCGTTCACCCGGCGGCAAACGGTCATTTGATCATGGCCTACGCGTTCCTGAAGGCCCTGGGCGTTAGTGGTGACATCGGGACGATCACGATCAACATCGGTGGCGACTCAGAAGCCAGCGAGGGACACAAGATCGTCGGAGCAAGCTCGGACGGATCGGTGGAAATAGAAAGTACTCGTTACCCATTTTGCTTTACGGGGAACGAGAAAGATCCCAACGGCACGGTCAGCATTTTACCGTTCACCCCGTTCAATGAAGACCTGAATCGCTTCACACTGAAGGTCAATAACCTCTCTGCCGCGGAAGCAGATGTTACCTTTGGCGATCAGACAAAGACCTTCACGAAAGAGCAACTTACTTCTGGAATCAATCTGGCTGCGGAATTCCTTGACAATCCGTTCTCGAAGCCGTTTGATAACGTGATGAATAAGGTGGACCGCAAACAAGCGTTTGAAACCACGATGATCAAAGGTCTGGTCACCAACTTCCGTCAATTCCAGGGCTCGCTCGGGGACGATCCGGAAATTCAATCGGCCATGAACAACCTTCGCGACAAGATGTTTGCTGTCGACGACAAGGCCTACACGGTCGCTAAAGACGCCGTTGTGCCAGTACGCTACCAGATCTCGGTAAAACCAAAGAATTAG
- a CDS encoding DUF1080 domain-containing protein, translating to MILPRILSCTFAILAVTSLVSVASADDAKWTTLFDGKTLEGWEKIGNDDSHWEVKDGAIQGTGNPSMLVNTTGPYKNFKYRAEVKINDGGNSGLYFRTTRRPGFMDGYEAQIDSTHTDPIRTGSIYGMCHVYKQLVKPGDWFTYELEVRDDVWRGREMTRIKVTIDGNELYEYLDFEKTFKEGHFAFQQHDPGSKVSIRKVEVLPLK from the coding sequence ATGATTTTGCCACGTATTTTGTCGTGCACCTTTGCTATTCTCGCTGTCACATCGCTGGTTTCCGTCGCTTCGGCTGACGACGCCAAGTGGACTACACTTTTTGATGGAAAGACCCTAGAAGGTTGGGAGAAGATCGGCAACGACGATAGCCACTGGGAAGTGAAAGATGGTGCCATCCAAGGGACAGGCAATCCTTCGATGTTGGTAAACACCACGGGACCTTACAAGAACTTCAAGTATCGCGCTGAAGTCAAAATCAACGACGGTGGAAACTCTGGTCTTTACTTCCGCACCACCCGACGTCCTGGCTTCATGGATGGATACGAAGCTCAAATCGACAGCACGCATACCGATCCGATTCGTACCGGCTCGATCTACGGCATGTGCCACGTCTACAAGCAACTCGTCAAGCCAGGCGACTGGTTCACCTACGAGTTGGAAGTTCGTGACGACGTTTGGCGTGGACGCGAAATGACCCGCATCAAGGTCACCATCGACGGAAACGAACTGTACGAATACTTGGACTTTGAAAAAACCTTCAAGGAAGGTCACTTCGCTTTCCAACAGCACGACCCAGGCAGCAAGGTTAGCATCCGTAAAGTCGAAGTGTTGCCACTTAAGTAG
- a CDS encoding DUF6797 domain-containing protein, with protein sequence MSRQKSALCVWCFLLLLAVNNSVGAAESDEFCRPDESAIAMFKIPEAYDAKFSDLIAKSASENGDVDRGMSVFRSTKYACLSCHKIGAQGGTVGPDLSDLGKRMKPEQIVEAVLWPTHTVKPEYAVWLFQLADGQSEKGYKRSESAHSIEVVDPATGKITTISRDDIEASRDTGTLMPVGLANAMSISQRRDLVRFLIELGHRPELAQQVHLPETPAEFDYDRTPLDPSQWQLSKHPVNRDRLYDFYRKEAMFFGSQTRPPHLLPAYPGLDGGSQGHWGNQNEETWKDGRWSQVDKTPVLAGVTHLPGKAISKGICIQLGDQGELSACFNPETLSYEALWQGGFVSFSNVRHGFMDGLRPVGKMLPTPESSKPHQPFRYLGYYRIGQRIVFSYRIGDKYYLDAPWVSDGQFERTVAEADRHPLASQVKAPPSQWPTEITTTGTLGSNDSPYTVDTIQLPFENLNGSLLFIGDHDFLSDGTAVLSTMTGDVWLVSGLDESLEDVRWKQFASGLHQPLGIVVDKDQIYVLGRDQITKLVDLNGDREADYYQCFSNSFATSPGGHDFTCGLVRDDQGRFYTASGKDGVVRISADGQTSEVVATGFRNPDGLGLTLDGKVTVPCSEGGWTPASMICLVNPESAPVQHFGYRGPKNGQAPSLPLVYLPRGLDNSSGGQVAIDDNRFGPLNGHLVHTSFGMGTHFLVLRDEVNGQSQGAVVPLPGEFRSGIHRAKMNPHDGQLYVSGMTGWGSYTPDDGCFQRVRYTSKPTQLPIGFHLHENGILLTFAEPVEADSIREANSNFAQVWNYRYSSGYGSPELAPSHPGVVGHEAVEIGCVHPVGEKSVFVEIPELQPANQLHLLLTVDSGPPQEMFFTVHQLDKPFTNFPGYRPIEKVIAAHPLLQDMALLGNRKPNPWQSKPKATPEAILQLAAGPNLTYSTKELRVKAGELVQLTFVNPDVVPHNWVLLKPGKLATVGELANKLVADPAAALNQYVPKSDAVLSYTDIVEPQKEFTIYFHAPQQPGRYPYLCSFPGHWMVMNGELIVE encoded by the coding sequence ATGTCCCGTCAGAAGTCTGCACTCTGCGTTTGGTGCTTCCTGCTTCTCTTAGCCGTTAACAACTCCGTCGGGGCTGCAGAATCCGATGAATTCTGCCGCCCTGATGAGTCGGCCATCGCGATGTTCAAGATTCCAGAGGCCTATGATGCAAAGTTCTCTGACTTGATTGCCAAATCGGCCAGCGAGAACGGCGACGTCGATCGCGGCATGAGCGTATTCCGATCGACCAAGTATGCCTGTCTTTCGTGCCATAAGATTGGGGCCCAAGGAGGAACCGTCGGTCCAGACTTGTCGGATCTCGGAAAGAGAATGAAGCCCGAGCAGATTGTGGAAGCTGTATTGTGGCCAACGCATACCGTGAAGCCGGAGTATGCCGTCTGGTTATTTCAGCTGGCCGATGGACAAAGTGAAAAGGGATATAAACGAAGCGAATCAGCTCATTCCATCGAAGTTGTTGATCCGGCGACGGGGAAGATAACGACCATCTCACGGGATGATATTGAAGCTTCACGTGATACTGGCACGTTGATGCCAGTTGGCCTGGCCAACGCAATGAGCATTTCTCAACGCCGCGATCTGGTGCGATTTCTGATCGAACTTGGACATCGCCCAGAACTAGCCCAGCAAGTTCATCTACCAGAGACACCGGCCGAATTTGATTACGACCGAACGCCGCTTGATCCGAGCCAGTGGCAGCTGAGCAAACATCCTGTCAATCGAGATCGCCTGTACGACTTCTACCGCAAAGAAGCGATGTTCTTCGGTTCGCAAACACGTCCCCCGCATTTACTTCCTGCCTATCCAGGCCTGGATGGCGGGAGCCAAGGGCACTGGGGCAATCAGAACGAAGAGACGTGGAAGGATGGCCGCTGGAGCCAAGTCGATAAAACGCCGGTTCTCGCAGGCGTCACTCACTTGCCCGGCAAGGCAATTTCGAAAGGAATCTGCATTCAACTGGGTGACCAGGGAGAACTATCGGCTTGTTTCAATCCAGAGACCCTTTCATACGAAGCTCTTTGGCAAGGCGGCTTCGTCAGCTTCTCGAACGTGCGGCACGGCTTCATGGATGGCTTGCGGCCAGTCGGCAAGATGTTGCCTACGCCTGAATCCTCGAAGCCCCATCAACCGTTTAGGTACCTCGGTTATTATCGAATTGGCCAACGCATCGTGTTCTCGTATCGCATTGGTGACAAATATTACTTGGACGCCCCTTGGGTAAGTGATGGGCAGTTCGAACGAACAGTTGCCGAAGCGGACAGACACCCACTTGCCTCGCAGGTTAAGGCTCCACCTTCGCAATGGCCGACCGAAATAACGACGACCGGAACACTTGGAAGCAACGATAGCCCATACACCGTCGATACTATCCAGCTACCTTTTGAAAACCTGAACGGCTCGCTATTGTTCATTGGTGATCACGACTTCCTCTCGGACGGAACAGCAGTCCTCTCAACGATGACGGGCGACGTGTGGTTGGTCTCAGGATTGGACGAATCGTTGGAAGACGTGCGTTGGAAACAGTTTGCCTCCGGCTTGCATCAACCTTTAGGGATTGTGGTCGACAAGGACCAGATCTACGTTCTGGGACGTGATCAGATTACCAAGCTGGTCGATCTAAATGGCGACCGAGAAGCCGACTACTATCAGTGCTTCAGCAACTCGTTCGCGACCTCGCCAGGCGGACACGACTTCACATGTGGCCTGGTACGCGATGACCAAGGCCGGTTTTATACCGCATCTGGCAAGGATGGTGTGGTTCGAATTTCAGCCGATGGTCAAACATCGGAAGTCGTTGCCACTGGGTTCCGCAACCCTGACGGCCTCGGTCTAACATTGGATGGCAAAGTTACGGTCCCTTGCAGTGAGGGAGGTTGGACACCTGCGTCGATGATCTGCCTGGTTAATCCAGAATCAGCCCCGGTGCAACATTTTGGTTACCGAGGTCCGAAGAATGGCCAAGCCCCCTCTTTGCCGCTGGTCTATTTGCCACGCGGACTGGACAACAGCAGCGGCGGCCAAGTTGCGATCGATGACAATCGGTTCGGCCCACTCAACGGACATCTAGTACACACGTCGTTCGGAATGGGGACTCACTTCCTCGTCCTCCGTGACGAAGTCAATGGTCAATCGCAAGGTGCCGTTGTTCCGCTACCAGGAGAATTCCGTTCCGGGATTCATCGTGCCAAGATGAATCCGCATGATGGCCAGCTGTACGTAAGCGGCATGACCGGCTGGGGATCCTATACGCCTGACGATGGTTGTTTCCAGCGTGTGCGCTACACCAGCAAGCCAACTCAATTGCCGATCGGTTTCCATCTGCATGAGAATGGCATCCTCCTGACGTTTGCTGAACCGGTCGAAGCGGATTCAATTCGCGAAGCGAATTCTAACTTCGCCCAGGTTTGGAATTACCGATACAGTTCTGGTTATGGTTCGCCGGAACTAGCCCCCAGCCATCCTGGCGTCGTCGGTCACGAAGCGGTTGAAATTGGCTGCGTGCATCCTGTCGGCGAAAAGTCGGTCTTCGTTGAGATTCCAGAGCTTCAGCCAGCGAATCAATTACACCTCTTACTGACAGTCGACTCTGGCCCACCGCAAGAGATGTTCTTTACCGTCCATCAGCTTGACAAACCGTTCACTAACTTTCCTGGCTATCGGCCGATTGAGAAAGTAATTGCGGCCCATCCGCTACTGCAAGACATGGCGTTATTGGGAAACCGTAAACCGAATCCTTGGCAATCCAAACCGAAAGCCACTCCCGAAGCCATCTTACAACTGGCGGCGGGACCGAACCTGACTTACTCAACGAAAGAGTTACGTGTAAAAGCGGGAGAATTAGTACAGCTGACATTCGTGAACCCGGACGTGGTCCCGCATAACTGGGTGTTGCTCAAACCGGGTAAGTTGGCAACCGTTGGCGAATTAGCCAATAAGCTGGTCGCAGACCCTGCAGCCGCTTTGAATCAGTACGTCCCCAAGTCGGACGCCGTCCTGAGCTACACCGACATTGTCGAGCCCCAAAAGGAGTTCACCATCTACTTCCATGCACCTCAGCAGCCAGGACGTTATCCATACCTATGCAGCTTTCCGGGGCACTGGATGGTGATGAACGGCGAATTGATCGTTGAATAG
- the gmd gene encoding GDP-mannose 4,6-dehydratase, translating to MANIALITGITGQDGSYLAEFLLDKGYEVHGCYRRSSTNSFERIHHLVDKIELHCTDLLDQASMERLVRKVSPTEVYNLAAQSFVGSSWDQPILTGEVTGLGVTRLLEAIRQVDTSIRFYQASSSEMFGKVHETPQRETTPFHPRSPYGVAKAYGHWMTVNYRESYDMYACGGILFNHESPRRGLEFVTRKISDGVARIKLGMADELRLGNLDACRDWGFAGDYVEAMWLMLQQDAPVDYVIGTGETYRVGDFVQIAFDRVGLNWEDHVVIDPKFYRPAEVELLLADPEKAQTELNWKPKMSFQKLVEEMVDHDMQRLAGFAKPELKVMRKSA from the coding sequence ATGGCGAACATTGCACTCATTACCGGAATCACGGGCCAGGATGGCTCGTATCTGGCCGAATTCCTGCTCGACAAGGGTTACGAAGTACATGGCTGTTATCGTCGCAGCAGTACGAATTCGTTCGAGCGGATTCACCATTTGGTCGACAAGATCGAACTTCACTGCACCGATCTGCTGGACCAGGCTTCGATGGAACGCCTTGTTCGCAAAGTCTCGCCAACGGAAGTCTATAATCTAGCGGCCCAAAGCTTTGTCGGCAGCAGTTGGGATCAACCGATCCTGACAGGCGAAGTCACCGGACTGGGCGTCACGCGACTTCTGGAAGCAATTCGCCAAGTCGATACATCGATCCGCTTTTACCAAGCCAGCAGTAGCGAAATGTTTGGCAAGGTTCACGAAACACCTCAACGAGAAACAACTCCGTTCCATCCGCGCAGCCCTTACGGCGTCGCCAAGGCATACGGACATTGGATGACGGTCAACTACCGCGAGAGCTACGACATGTATGCGTGCGGTGGGATTTTATTCAATCACGAATCGCCTCGTCGTGGTCTCGAATTCGTCACTCGCAAAATCAGCGATGGCGTTGCCCGTATCAAGCTGGGCATGGCCGATGAACTTCGATTGGGCAACCTCGACGCCTGCCGCGACTGGGGCTTTGCTGGAGACTACGTCGAAGCAATGTGGTTGATGCTACAACAAGATGCTCCGGTCGATTATGTCATCGGAACCGGTGAGACCTATCGCGTCGGCGACTTCGTTCAAATCGCCTTCGATCGCGTTGGTTTGAACTGGGAAGATCATGTGGTGATCGATCCGAAGTTCTACCGCCCCGCCGAAGTCGAGTTGCTATTGGCTGATCCCGAAAAGGCACAGACCGAACTCAACTGGAAGCCAAAGATGTCGTTCCAAAAATTGGTCGAAGAGATGGTCGATCACGACATGCAGCGACTCGCTGGCTTTGCTAAGCCTGAACTGAAAGTCATGCGAAAGTCTGCCTAA
- a CDS encoding glycosyltransferase family 4 protein: MRRLMIDITHTASHDYNTGIQRVARCLAREAVAYSARNGIECFPVVHVDGKFAHVDRWCAARGYRRASVDVQALVNGILPSWVSTSNRLRVSKIVTRMRKLLYPRTIDRNVRRIIRSWRASLEPANPGPGDVILMPDSWWDLPEMFDAVHNARNNGALVGAMVHDLIPVRYPEFFTGHVQNNFSRWIERLIHSVDFMIGDAKAIADDLRSYVHEKNGPLEDWKIRHVRLGCDLGDPQESAEANVSADLAKLFVDRDKAPYLMVATLEIRKNHHYLLDAFEKLWAEGKDVSLALVGQIGWKCDDLVQRIANHPEADKRLHLLNNIDDATLSYIYERSKAFVLSSKSEGFGLPIVEAAHHGLHVFASDIPIFREVAGPEGRFFSLDDPGHLSQLISQFEADQEWRTPPQMQTLNEPWSVVFPKLLDTVGDIARDIQHERSQAARTAA; the protein is encoded by the coding sequence ATGCGTCGATTAATGATCGACATCACGCACACCGCATCGCACGATTACAACACCGGCATTCAGCGCGTTGCCCGGTGCTTGGCTCGCGAAGCCGTTGCGTATTCCGCTCGCAACGGGATCGAATGTTTCCCGGTTGTTCACGTCGATGGCAAATTCGCCCACGTCGACCGTTGGTGCGCCGCTCGTGGATATCGTCGAGCATCCGTCGATGTTCAAGCCTTGGTAAACGGAATCTTGCCCAGTTGGGTGAGCACTTCGAATCGCCTGCGCGTGAGTAAGATTGTCACGCGAATGCGAAAACTGCTCTACCCACGAACGATCGATCGCAATGTGCGAAGAATAATTCGCTCGTGGCGAGCCTCTCTGGAACCTGCGAACCCTGGTCCAGGTGATGTTATCCTGATGCCAGATTCCTGGTGGGACCTGCCAGAAATGTTCGATGCGGTTCATAACGCTCGAAATAACGGTGCTCTTGTCGGCGCCATGGTTCACGATTTGATTCCGGTCCGTTATCCGGAGTTCTTCACCGGTCACGTTCAGAATAACTTCTCGCGATGGATCGAACGATTGATCCACTCCGTCGATTTTATGATTGGCGATGCAAAAGCGATTGCCGACGACCTACGAAGTTACGTCCACGAGAAAAACGGCCCCCTCGAAGACTGGAAAATTCGCCACGTCCGCCTCGGTTGCGACCTGGGCGATCCACAAGAGTCTGCGGAAGCAAACGTATCCGCTGACTTGGCGAAATTGTTCGTCGATCGTGACAAAGCGCCTTACTTGATGGTGGCGACCCTTGAGATTCGTAAAAACCACCACTATCTACTCGATGCCTTCGAAAAGCTCTGGGCGGAGGGTAAAGACGTTTCGCTGGCCTTGGTTGGTCAAATTGGCTGGAAGTGCGACGATCTTGTCCAACGTATTGCAAATCATCCAGAAGCTGACAAGCGATTGCACCTGCTTAACAATATTGATGACGCGACTTTGTCGTATATCTACGAACGAAGCAAAGCTTTCGTCCTGAGTTCGAAGTCCGAAGGTTTTGGACTTCCGATCGTTGAAGCGGCTCATCATGGGCTACACGTTTTCGCGAGCGACATTCCTATCTTCCGGGAAGTCGCAGGACCAGAAGGCAGGTTTTTCTCGCTCGACGATCCCGGTCATCTAAGTCAACTGATTTCCCAATTCGAAGCCGACCAGGAATGGCGAACGCCTCCTCAGATGCAAACGCTCAACGAACCTTGGTCGGTAGTTTTCCCTAAACTTTTAGACACAGTCGGTGATATCGCCCGTGACATTCAGCACGAGCGTAGTCAGGCAGCCAGGACGGCCGCTTAA
- a CDS encoding NRAMP family divalent metal transporter → MSEATVETQNKISFLRIIKAIGPAIVVASVVLGPGSILSNSKVGASYGYDMIWVLGLASLFMALTVFLAAVLGISYEKSPFTEIADRLGRPFAIVIGLVFFLITSCFQFTNNLAIVDVVNIAIGSNAEGVMAQYGSLIVIVLVNLGLVWALYGSSAPYQFIEKLMMLMVGIMLVGFVVNLVVVWPPIDEVARGFIPQMPSGSDIVMLVGMFGTTFSIAGAFYQIYGVREKKWTRDDLANGIVDSIAGIMVLGGISFVIMVTSATVLRGSDVSSITDVAKQLNPLIGPRAEVMFCVGLAAGAFSSLLVNALIGGTALSDSLGLPASVNDGPVKMFTVAGLAVGMIAAIIINWLQWSSVNLIVTAQALTVVGVPLLAFAMLYLAIHLPPSRLKVPSCMIATCSMIIAVVISGRMVMILFEKLTG, encoded by the coding sequence ATGTCCGAAGCCACAGTAGAAACCCAGAACAAGATTTCCTTTCTGCGAATTATCAAAGCGATTGGCCCAGCGATCGTTGTTGCCTCCGTCGTCCTGGGACCGGGCAGTATTCTCTCGAACTCGAAGGTCGGGGCAAGTTATGGCTACGACATGATCTGGGTGCTGGGGTTGGCCTCGCTCTTCATGGCGCTGACGGTCTTTCTCGCCGCGGTCCTAGGGATCAGCTACGAGAAATCTCCCTTCACAGAAATTGCCGATCGCTTGGGAAGACCATTCGCAATCGTGATTGGGCTAGTCTTCTTTTTGATTACCAGTTGTTTTCAATTCACCAATAACCTAGCAATTGTCGACGTAGTCAACATTGCCATTGGCAGCAACGCCGAGGGGGTCATGGCTCAATACGGCTCGTTGATCGTGATCGTGCTGGTGAATCTTGGCCTCGTCTGGGCACTTTACGGCAGCTCGGCTCCTTACCAGTTCATCGAAAAGCTGATGATGTTGATGGTGGGCATCATGCTGGTCGGTTTCGTTGTCAATTTGGTTGTCGTTTGGCCGCCAATTGATGAGGTAGCTCGCGGTTTTATTCCACAGATGCCGAGCGGAAGCGACATCGTCATGCTCGTGGGAATGTTCGGCACCACCTTTTCGATTGCGGGTGCGTTTTACCAGATCTACGGAGTCCGCGAAAAGAAATGGACCCGCGATGATCTGGCCAACGGAATTGTCGACTCGATTGCTGGCATCATGGTCTTAGGTGGCATCAGCTTTGTCATCATGGTCACTTCTGCGACCGTGCTGCGGGGTAGCGATGTTTCCAGCATTACCGACGTCGCCAAACAGCTGAACCCGCTTATCGGTCCCCGAGCCGAAGTAATGTTCTGTGTTGGATTGGCGGCAGGGGCGTTCAGTTCGTTGCTGGTCAACGCGCTAATTGGAGGGACCGCCCTTAGCGATAGTCTCGGTTTACCAGCAAGCGTAAATGACGGCCCCGTCAAGATGTTCACCGTTGCGGGCCTAGCTGTTGGCATGATCGCCGCCATCATCATCAACTGGCTGCAATGGTCGAGCGTGAATTTGATCGTGACCGCTCAGGCACTTACCGTTGTCGGGGTTCCACTGCTGGCATTCGCCATGCTGTACCTTGCCATTCACCTGCCGCCGTCTCGCCTCAAGGTCCCATCCTGCATGATCGCAACGTGCTCGATGATCATCGCTGTGGTTATCTCAGGACGCATGGTCATGATTCTGTTCGAGAAGCTCACAGGCTAG